A region of Plantactinospora sp. BC1 DNA encodes the following proteins:
- a CDS encoding cytochrome P450 yields the protein MVDSATFALRLYRRRAEIAYHGFARRDPMALLETRPGRVEPYRLYDRMRAVGPIVPTCLGNWAATGHRVCNQVLRDRRFGVQGLGATVGTSPTDLSFVDRDPPEHTRLRRLAAPDFSQRRVAGYRPRIEETAARLVERAAGRGSFDLVTAIAAPLPITVIADLLGVTGVDEAAFARYGLAIGGALDGVRSVRQLRGLVAARAEVDAIFTGLVARRRREPGDDLVSRLVAAEEEISSAELLAMCTLLLIAGFETTVNLIGNAVHALLDHPEQWALLRADPSLAAAVVEETLRYDAPVQRAARVAHEEIEVAGAVVRPNDWVITLLGAANRDPEVYPHPDRFDITRGQVTDHLAFSSGIHYCLGASLARLEGEVALATIAERLDLVPAGRVSRRRSATIRGFLRLPVAVRGRRARSASSPGSAGAAARPERAATGGAAEGSTGGPTR from the coding sequence GTGGTTGACTCCGCGACATTCGCGCTGCGGCTGTACCGACGGCGGGCGGAGATCGCCTACCACGGCTTCGCCCGGCGCGACCCGATGGCCCTGCTGGAGACCCGCCCCGGGCGGGTCGAGCCCTACCGCCTCTACGACCGGATGCGGGCGGTGGGGCCGATCGTCCCGACCTGTCTGGGCAACTGGGCGGCGACCGGTCACCGGGTCTGCAACCAGGTGCTGCGGGACCGCCGGTTCGGGGTGCAGGGGCTCGGTGCCACGGTCGGCACCAGCCCGACCGACCTGTCGTTCGTGGACCGGGACCCGCCGGAGCACACCCGGCTGCGCCGGCTCGCGGCACCGGACTTCAGCCAGCGGCGGGTGGCCGGGTACCGTCCCCGGATCGAGGAGACCGCCGCCCGGCTCGTCGAGCGGGCCGCCGGCCGTGGCAGCTTCGATCTCGTCACCGCGATCGCCGCACCCCTGCCGATCACCGTGATCGCCGACCTCCTCGGCGTCACGGGGGTCGACGAGGCCGCCTTCGCCCGCTACGGACTCGCGATCGGCGGCGCCCTGGACGGCGTCCGCTCGGTACGCCAGCTCCGGGGTCTGGTGGCGGCGAGGGCCGAGGTCGACGCCATCTTCACCGGCCTCGTGGCGCGGCGTCGCCGCGAGCCGGGCGACGACCTGGTCAGCAGGCTCGTCGCGGCCGAGGAGGAGATCAGCTCCGCCGAGCTGCTCGCGATGTGCACCCTGCTGCTCATCGCCGGCTTCGAGACGACCGTGAACCTGATCGGCAACGCCGTGCACGCGCTGCTCGACCATCCGGAGCAGTGGGCGCTGCTCCGCGCGGACCCGTCGCTGGCCGCCGCCGTCGTCGAGGAGACACTGCGCTACGACGCCCCGGTGCAGCGCGCGGCGCGGGTCGCCCACGAGGAGATCGAGGTCGCCGGTGCCGTGGTACGCCCGAACGACTGGGTCATCACCCTGCTCGGTGCCGCCAACCGCGACCCGGAGGTGTACCCGCACCCGGACCGGTTCGACATCACCCGTGGGCAGGTCACCGACCACCTGGCCTTCTCCAGCGGCATCCACTACTGCCTGGGGGCCTCGCTCGCCCGGCTGGAGGGCGAGGTGGCGCTGGCGACCATCGCCGAGCGGCTGGACCTCGTCCCCGCCGGCCGGGTCAGCCGGCGCCGGAGCGCGACGATCCGCGGCTTCCTCCGGCTGCCCGTCGCCGTGCGTGGACGCCGCGCCCGGTCGGCGTCGAGCCCGGGGAGCGCCGGGGCGGCCGCCCGGCCGGAGCGGGCGGCGACCGGCGGAGCAGCGGAGGGGAGCACCGGTGGCCCGACTCGTTGA
- a CDS encoding SDR family NAD(P)-dependent oxidoreductase, translating into MARLVDRVALVTGAAGGIGRATALRLADEGAAVLVTDVHDEPGEAVAAAIRDSGGRAAFRHHDVTAESSWQAAVGRAVDLFGGLDILVNNAGVLDLAGIEETTLHEYERTIAVNQTGVFLGLKAAAPALKVSGHGVVVNVSSIFGASGGFGTSPAYHASKGAVQVLTKNLALRWAEHGVRVNSVHPGFIDTPLLDFVRGTDAEAGMVALTPLGRLGRPAEVAACVAFLASDDASFMTGSELYVDGGYQAR; encoded by the coding sequence GTGGCCCGACTCGTTGACCGGGTGGCGTTGGTGACGGGCGCGGCCGGCGGGATCGGCCGGGCCACCGCGCTGCGGCTGGCCGACGAGGGCGCCGCGGTGCTGGTCACCGACGTCCACGACGAGCCGGGGGAGGCCGTCGCCGCCGCGATCCGCGACAGCGGCGGCAGGGCGGCCTTCCGGCACCACGACGTCACCGCCGAGTCCTCCTGGCAGGCCGCCGTCGGCCGGGCCGTCGACCTCTTCGGCGGGCTCGACATCCTGGTGAACAACGCCGGTGTGCTGGACCTCGCCGGGATCGAGGAGACCACCCTGCACGAGTACGAGCGGACGATCGCGGTGAACCAGACCGGGGTCTTCCTGGGGCTGAAGGCCGCCGCACCGGCGTTGAAGGTCTCCGGCCACGGTGTGGTGGTCAACGTGAGTTCCATCTTCGGCGCCTCGGGCGGCTTCGGTACCTCGCCGGCCTACCACGCCAGCAAGGGCGCGGTCCAGGTGCTGACGAAGAACCTGGCGCTGCGCTGGGCGGAGCACGGGGTGCGGGTCAACTCCGTACACCCCGGGTTCATCGACACGCCGCTGCTGGACTTCGTCCGGGGTACCGACGCCGAGGCCGGGATGGTCGCGCTCACCCCGCTGGGCCGGCTGGGCCGACCCGCCGAGGTGGCCGCCTGCGTCGCCTTCCTGGCCAGCGACGACGCCTCGTTCATGACCGGTTCCGAACTCTACGTCGACGGCGGCTACCAGGCCCGCTGA
- a CDS encoding NAD(P)/FAD-dependent oxidoreductase — MATNPPDTASEPGEHVDAVVVGAGLAGLYMLYRLRQLGLAVRAIEAGDDVGGTWYWNRYPGARCDVESMHYSYSFSPELEQEWNWSERYPAQPELLRYIRHVADRFDLRRHVRFGTRVVAVHHDERTRVWRVRTDQGRPVTARFCVLATGCLSVAKTPEIPGIDSFAGPVYHTARWPHDGVDFTGLRVGLVGTGSSGVQSIPVIARQAAELTVFQRTPAYSMPAWNRPLTDAERDRLKAGYRVFRQQQRESGFGVPSPHPPATRSALQVGAEERNRTYQQRWEFGSVTALMSAFTDLAVDEHANDTAAEFVRSKIRQIVRDPVVAEDLCPRYPFGTKRPCLDTDYYATYNRDNVRLVNLRRTPLVAVTARGVRTSSQEYGCDAIVLATGFDAMTGALTAIDIRGRSGRSLREKWAAGPRAYLGLATWGFPNLFMITGPGSPSALSNMIVSIEQHVEWIADCIRWLRERGLSTIEATRSAEDDWVAHVAAVASGTLYPRTDSWYLGANVPGKARVFMPYAGGVGAYRRICDGVAADGYRGFTLTP; from the coding sequence ATGGCGACGAACCCACCCGACACCGCGAGCGAGCCCGGCGAGCACGTCGACGCCGTCGTCGTCGGGGCCGGCCTCGCCGGGTTGTACATGCTGTACCGGCTGCGTCAGCTCGGCCTCGCCGTCCGCGCCATCGAGGCCGGCGACGACGTCGGCGGCACCTGGTACTGGAACCGGTACCCCGGGGCGCGCTGCGACGTGGAGAGCATGCACTACTCGTACTCCTTCTCGCCGGAACTCGAACAGGAGTGGAACTGGTCGGAGCGCTATCCGGCCCAGCCGGAGCTGCTGCGCTACATCCGGCACGTGGCCGACCGGTTCGACCTGCGCCGACACGTGCGGTTCGGCACCAGGGTCGTCGCCGTGCACCACGACGAGCGGACCCGTGTCTGGCGGGTGCGCACCGACCAGGGGCGGCCGGTCACGGCGCGGTTCTGCGTGCTGGCCACCGGCTGCCTGTCGGTCGCCAAGACACCGGAGATCCCCGGCATCGACTCGTTCGCCGGACCGGTCTACCACACGGCGCGGTGGCCGCACGATGGGGTGGACTTCACCGGGCTGCGGGTCGGGCTCGTCGGCACCGGCTCCTCCGGGGTGCAGTCGATCCCGGTCATCGCCCGGCAGGCCGCCGAACTCACCGTCTTCCAGCGGACCCCGGCGTACAGCATGCCGGCCTGGAACCGGCCGCTGACCGACGCCGAACGCGACCGGCTCAAGGCCGGGTACCGGGTGTTCCGCCAGCAGCAGCGCGAGTCGGGCTTCGGCGTGCCGAGCCCGCACCCACCGGCGACCCGGTCGGCGCTCCAGGTCGGGGCCGAGGAACGGAACCGGACGTACCAGCAGCGCTGGGAGTTCGGCAGCGTCACCGCCCTGATGAGCGCCTTCACCGACCTGGCGGTCGACGAGCACGCCAACGACACCGCCGCCGAGTTCGTCCGGTCGAAGATCCGCCAGATCGTCCGGGATCCGGTGGTCGCCGAGGACCTCTGCCCCCGCTACCCGTTCGGGACGAAGCGGCCCTGCCTCGACACCGACTACTACGCCACCTACAACCGCGACAACGTACGCCTGGTCAACCTGCGCCGGACCCCGCTGGTGGCGGTCACCGCGCGGGGTGTCCGGACGTCCAGCCAGGAGTACGGGTGCGACGCCATCGTCCTCGCCACCGGCTTCGACGCGATGACCGGCGCGCTGACCGCCATCGACATCCGGGGCCGGTCCGGGCGGTCGCTCAGGGAGAAGTGGGCCGCCGGACCCCGCGCCTATCTCGGGCTCGCCACCTGGGGGTTCCCCAACCTGTTCATGATCACCGGACCGGGCAGCCCGTCGGCCCTCAGCAACATGATCGTCTCCATCGAGCAGCACGTGGAGTGGATCGCCGACTGCATCCGGTGGCTGCGCGAGCGCGGCCTGAGCACGATCGAGGCCACCCGCTCGGCCGAGGACGACTGGGTCGCGCACGTCGCCGCCGTCGCCAGCGGCACCCTCTACCCGAGGACCGACTCCTGGTATCTCGGCGCGAACGTGCCCGGCAAGGCGCGGGTCTTCATGCCGTACGCCGGCGGGGTGGGCGCGTACCGCAGGATCTGCGACGGCGTCGCCGCCGACGGGTACCGGGGCTTCACGCTGACCCCCTGA
- a CDS encoding DUF4185 domain-containing protein encodes MTLNRRSFLGRLAAVGAASSIVPTLALPGTAHAATWKKRLTGADLDTNSRWRVAGTDLGIPYVLENGSIGYLFGDTFDTPWPEGPPLPNDWRSPVMLRSNVHPGAAGGVVFDSAARVAGNGRAPELMRNGHNGIGIDGLWEVTVIPNDGISFPETGRQLISYMSIENWNAPHWRTRYAGLAYSDNGNDFVRTPLKWWNNGSNTDPFQMWTMQRDGDWVYVFSVRSGRQDGPMMLRRVRWDRMFQPESYEGWGWNGTDWGWGRPCSPILTGRFGEPSVRRLADGTWVMAYLNCLTGCIVTRTATGPDRVWTAEKIQVHPWQEPALYGGFIHPWSSRNPNDLHLMVSKWTRGPDGRSTAYHVSQFVGTV; translated from the coding sequence ATGACACTCAACCGTCGCTCGTTCCTCGGCAGGCTGGCCGCCGTGGGTGCCGCCTCGTCGATCGTGCCGACCCTCGCGCTGCCCGGCACCGCCCACGCCGCCACCTGGAAGAAGCGCCTGACCGGTGCCGACCTGGACACCAACAGCCGGTGGCGGGTGGCCGGCACCGACCTGGGCATCCCGTACGTGCTGGAGAACGGCTCCATCGGCTATCTCTTCGGCGACACCTTCGACACCCCGTGGCCGGAGGGCCCGCCGCTGCCCAACGACTGGCGCTCCCCCGTCATGCTGCGCTCCAACGTCCATCCGGGGGCGGCCGGCGGCGTCGTCTTCGACAGCGCGGCCCGGGTCGCCGGCAACGGCCGGGCCCCGGAACTGATGCGCAACGGTCACAACGGGATCGGCATCGACGGCCTCTGGGAGGTCACCGTCATCCCCAACGACGGGATCAGCTTTCCGGAGACCGGCCGGCAACTGATCTCCTACATGAGCATCGAGAACTGGAACGCTCCACACTGGCGGACCCGCTACGCCGGCCTCGCCTACTCCGACAACGGCAACGACTTCGTCCGTACGCCGCTGAAGTGGTGGAACAACGGCAGCAACACCGACCCGTTCCAGATGTGGACGATGCAGCGCGACGGTGACTGGGTGTACGTCTTCTCGGTCCGGTCCGGCCGCCAGGACGGCCCGATGATGCTGCGCCGGGTCCGCTGGGACCGGATGTTCCAGCCCGAGTCGTACGAGGGCTGGGGCTGGAACGGCACCGACTGGGGCTGGGGCCGCCCCTGCTCGCCGATCCTGACCGGCCGCTTCGGGGAGCCCTCGGTTCGGCGGCTGGCCGACGGTACCTGGGTGATGGCCTACCTCAACTGCCTCACCGGCTGCATCGTCACCCGTACCGCCACCGGCCCCGACCGGGTCTGGACCGCCGAGAAGATCCAGGTGCACCCGTGGCAGGAGCCGGCGCTGTACGGCGGTTTCATCCACCCCTGGTCCAGCCGGAACCCGAACGACCTGCACCTCATGGTCTCCAAGTGGACCCGGGGACCGGACGGCCGGAGCACCGCCTACCACGTGAGCCAGTTCGTCGGCACGGTCTGA
- a CDS encoding ANTAR domain-containing response regulator, whose amino-acid sequence MADIQAGTERRRVLIAEDEALIRLDLAEMLVEEGYDVVGEAGDGETAVRLAEELKPDLVILDIKMPIMDGLAAAERIAGGRIAPVVILTAFSQRDLVERARAAGAMAYLVKPFQKSDLVPAIEIALSRYSEIAALEAEVAGLTDRLEIRKTVERAKGALMTTYGMTEPQAFKWIQRTAMDHRMTMREVAERILAEGTGTEPAEAG is encoded by the coding sequence GTGGCCGACATTCAGGCTGGTACCGAGCGTAGGCGGGTGTTGATCGCCGAGGACGAGGCGCTCATCCGGCTGGACCTGGCCGAGATGCTGGTCGAGGAGGGCTACGACGTGGTGGGGGAGGCGGGCGACGGCGAGACCGCGGTGCGCCTCGCCGAGGAGTTGAAGCCCGACCTCGTCATCCTCGACATCAAGATGCCCATCATGGACGGGCTGGCCGCGGCGGAACGGATCGCCGGTGGCCGGATCGCCCCGGTGGTCATCCTGACCGCGTTCAGCCAGCGGGACCTGGTGGAGCGGGCGCGGGCGGCCGGCGCGATGGCGTACCTGGTCAAGCCGTTCCAGAAGAGCGACCTGGTGCCGGCGATCGAGATCGCCCTGTCGCGCTACTCGGAGATCGCCGCCCTGGAGGCCGAGGTGGCCGGCCTGACCGACCGCCTGGAGATCCGCAAGACGGTGGAGCGGGCCAAGGGCGCGCTGATGACCACCTACGGGATGACCGAGCCGCAGGCGTTCAAGTGGATCCAGCGCACCGCGATGGACCACCGGATGACGATGCGTGAGGTGGCCGAGCGGATCCTCGCCGAGGGCACCGGCACCGAGCCGGCCGAGGCGGGCTGA
- a CDS encoding branched-chain amino acid ABC transporter substrate-binding protein: MRRKNVRAVGTAALAVVAMLAAAGCQDSGGGTAEGDKECGGKIAIFGAFTGPNAGLVTPSLNGAKLAVKEHNAANPNCQVTLQEFDTQGNADQATPVASQVAQDTSFTSVIGGHFSAETKATMGTYQAAGLVMVSPSATAAELTTLGNKNFFRVVGNDKTQGGAAVTYIKDVLKAQKVFAIDDSQTYGAGIIAEVKSGLGPIVVAEDKVQAEQQNFDATISKIKSAAPDVIAYAGYTNEAAPLLKQARAAGVTAKFLGFDGLYDPGFPNGAGEGAAEGAIVTCPCLPADKAGGTFAADFQKEYGIAPGSYGAEGYDGAKILLEGYAAGKTSREELVEWVRSYDKQGVSKYLKFDANGDVDRSRVVIWAYEVKAKQFVAQQEIKLS; encoded by the coding sequence GTGAGGCGAAAGAATGTACGGGCCGTCGGCACCGCCGCACTGGCGGTGGTGGCGATGCTCGCCGCAGCCGGTTGCCAGGATTCCGGCGGCGGCACCGCGGAGGGCGACAAGGAGTGTGGTGGCAAGATCGCCATCTTCGGCGCGTTCACCGGTCCGAACGCCGGTCTGGTGACCCCGTCGCTGAACGGCGCGAAGCTGGCCGTCAAGGAGCACAACGCCGCCAACCCGAACTGCCAGGTCACCCTGCAGGAGTTCGACACCCAGGGCAACGCCGACCAGGCCACCCCGGTCGCGAGCCAGGTCGCTCAGGACACCAGCTTCACCTCGGTGATCGGCGGCCACTTCTCGGCTGAGACCAAGGCGACGATGGGCACCTACCAGGCCGCCGGCCTGGTCATGGTGAGCCCGTCGGCGACGGCCGCCGAGCTGACCACCCTCGGCAACAAGAACTTCTTCCGGGTCGTCGGCAACGACAAGACCCAGGGCGGCGCCGCGGTCACCTACATCAAGGACGTACTCAAGGCGCAGAAGGTCTTCGCGATCGACGACAGCCAGACCTACGGCGCGGGCATCATCGCCGAGGTGAAGAGCGGCCTCGGTCCGATCGTGGTGGCGGAGGACAAGGTCCAGGCCGAACAGCAGAACTTCGACGCGACCATCTCGAAGATCAAGTCTGCCGCGCCGGACGTCATCGCCTACGCCGGCTACACCAACGAGGCCGCCCCGCTGCTCAAGCAGGCCCGGGCCGCCGGTGTGACCGCCAAGTTCCTCGGCTTCGACGGCCTCTACGACCCCGGCTTCCCGAACGGTGCCGGCGAGGGTGCCGCCGAGGGCGCGATCGTGACCTGCCCCTGCCTGCCCGCCGACAAGGCCGGCGGCACCTTCGCCGCCGACTTCCAGAAGGAGTACGGAATCGCGCCGGGCTCCTACGGCGCCGAGGGCTACGACGGGGCGAAGATCCTGCTGGAGGGCTACGCCGCCGGCAAGACCAGCCGCGAGGAACTGGTCGAGTGGGTCCGCAGCTACGACAAGCAGGGTGTCTCGAAGTACCTGAAGTTCGACGCGAACGGCGACGTCGACCGCTCTCGCGTGGTCATCTGGGCGTACGAGGTCAAGGCCAAGCAGTTCGTGGCCCAGCAGGAGATCAAGCTCAGCTGA
- a CDS encoding branched-chain amino acid ABC transporter permease — MNFDELFGHLGQHTIDGLAKGSIYALVALGYTLVYGVLRLINFAHSEVFMVGTFAVLGVWGMLGATDGPSIGMLLLLLVAGLLAGALASGATAVAVELVAYRRLRRMNAPPLIFLITAIGLSLAISEAFGVWQGRLIKGMPNVIEREVWLTIGNTQITNTQVITIGAALLMMAALDQFINRTRYGRGVRAVAQNPDTAALMGVNKDRVILLIFLLGGLLAGAAALLYNIRYGNTRFNVGFLLGLKAFTAAVLGGIGNLRGALLGGLLLGIVEVYAATLTSSNWEDVAAFVVLVVVLLFRPTGLLGESLGRARA; from the coding sequence GTGAACTTCGATGAACTCTTCGGGCATCTCGGCCAGCACACCATCGACGGTTTGGCAAAGGGCTCGATCTACGCGCTCGTGGCACTGGGTTACACCCTGGTCTACGGCGTACTCCGGCTGATCAACTTCGCTCACTCCGAGGTCTTCATGGTGGGGACCTTCGCGGTCCTCGGCGTGTGGGGCATGCTCGGTGCGACCGACGGCCCGTCGATCGGCATGTTGTTGCTGCTGCTCGTCGCGGGCCTGCTCGCCGGGGCGCTGGCCTCCGGTGCCACCGCCGTCGCGGTGGAACTGGTGGCCTACCGACGACTCCGCCGGATGAACGCTCCACCGCTGATCTTCCTGATCACCGCGATCGGGCTGTCGCTGGCCATCTCCGAGGCGTTCGGCGTCTGGCAGGGCCGGCTGATCAAAGGCATGCCGAACGTGATCGAGCGGGAGGTCTGGCTGACGATCGGCAACACCCAGATCACCAACACCCAGGTGATCACGATCGGCGCCGCGTTGCTGATGATGGCCGCGCTGGACCAGTTCATCAACCGGACGCGGTACGGTCGGGGCGTGCGCGCGGTCGCACAGAACCCGGACACCGCCGCGCTGATGGGCGTGAACAAGGACCGCGTGATCCTGCTGATCTTCCTCCTCGGCGGACTGCTGGCCGGCGCCGCGGCGCTGCTCTACAACATCCGGTACGGCAACACCCGGTTCAACGTCGGTTTCCTGCTCGGGCTCAAGGCGTTCACCGCGGCTGTGCTCGGCGGTATCGGCAACCTGCGGGGCGCCCTGCTCGGTGGATTGCTGCTCGGCATCGTCGAGGTCTACGCGGCGACCCTCACCTCGTCGAACTGGGAGGACGTGGCCGCGTTCGTCGTGCTGGTGGTCGTGCTGCTGTTCCGGCCGACCGGCCTGCTGGGAGAGTCGTTGGGGAGGGCACGGGCATGA